From the Lolium rigidum isolate FL_2022 chromosome 2, APGP_CSIRO_Lrig_0.1, whole genome shotgun sequence genome, one window contains:
- the LOC124690885 gene encoding F-box/LRR-repeat protein 14-like, which translates to MEDLPEPLLADILRRITRASDLNSLSLVSKQLYTFEGEHRDAICIGCGLNPATEALTSLLSRFSNLSKVEINYSGWTPSHGEQFNEHCLSVLSSQCPLLSDLTLSFCSNIQDASMAYLARCTKLRCLKLISTPAISWCGLSLVAVVCKHLSVLHLVDCIAVSVDGWLAYLGRHGSLEELVVKDCKEISQYDLLKFGPGWQKLQKFEFEINGNYWMPMSLDPSYVPGYPYSYEICCENLKHLRLAHIITEPEIGLRFLLGKCKALETLDLEYVIGLDESEMIALFQRCSNLKSISLWLMPLHFHSVHHGIQFRTPLTNGSLEALALSCPMLEVVELTFTFCDPDWPTEIGFTQKGILTLIQSCPIRALVLNGASIFYNSGMKGLSSCEFLETLEIVDCVSLTDAGMDFVIQAPRLSILTLRECNNVTDNGMVALAHSGKLDSLTVIGCRQISQEGVHGAAKSVHYSADTESHDSLKGMKVQSLGD; encoded by the coding sequence ATGGAGGATCTCCCGGAGCCACTGCTTGCAGATATCCTCAGGAGGATTACCAGGGCAAGCGATCTTAATTCTCTTTCCCTCGTGTCGAAGCAGCTCTACACCTTTGAAGGGGAGCATAGGGATGCTATCTGCATTGGCTGTGGACTTAACCCTGCAACAGAAGCCTTGACATCACTGCTCTCCCGATTCTCCAATCTGTCTAAAGTAGAGATCAATTACTCTGGTTGGACGCCCAGCCACGGGGAGCAGTTCAATGAACATTGCCTCTCTGTGTTATCATCTCAATGTCCCTTGCTGTCTGATCTCACCTTAAGCTTTTGCTCAAACATCCAGGATGCTAGTATGGCTTATCTGGCTCGTTGCACAAAGTTGAGATGCCTCAAGCTTATCAGCACACCCGCAATAAGTTGGTGTGGCCTTTCTTTGGTGGCGGTTGTTTGCAAACATCTTTCTGTTCTCCACCTTGTTGACTGTATAGCAGTATCTGTTGATGGGTGGCTAGCGTACCTTGGTAGACATGGATCATTGGAAGAATTAGTGGTGAAGGATTGCAAAGAAATCAGCCAATATGACCTCCTAAAGTTTGGTCCAGGATGGCAAAAGCTCCAGAAGTTTGAGTTCGAAATTAATGGAAATTACTGGATGCCTATGTCCCTTGACCCCTCCTACGTGCCTGGCTACCCATATAGCTATGAGATCTGCTGTGAGAATTTGAAGCATCTTAGGCTTGCTCATATAATAACTGAGCCGGAAATTGGACTTCGTTTTCTCCTTGGGAAGTGCAAAGCACTGGAGACACTTGACCTGGAATATGTTATCGGTCTAGATGAGAGTGAGATGATTGCACTGTTCCAGCGCTGCAGCAACCTTAAAAGCATCTCACTTTGGCTCATGCCTTTGCACTTTCATTCTGTGCACCATGGGATTCAGTTTAGGACGCCACTGACCAATGGCAGCCTCGAGGCTCTAGCTCTCAGCTGCCCTATGCTTGAGGTTGTTGAGCTCACTTTCACATTCTGCGACCCCGATTGGCCAACAGAAATAGGCTTCACGCAAAAGGGTATTTTGACCCTGATCCAATCTTGTCCAATCCGCGCTCTTGTGCTAAATGGTGCAAGCATTTTTTATAACTCTGGGATGAAGGGGCTCTCATCCTGTGAGTTTCTGGAGACACTCGAGATTGTGGATTGCGTGTCTCTAACGGATGCTGGGATGGATTTCGTTATTCAGGCTCCTCGCTTGAGTATTCTCACACTCCGCGAATGTAATAATGTGACAGATAATGGAATGGTTGCGCTGGCACATTCAGGGAAGCTGGATTCACTGACTGTCATAGGGTGCCGTCAGATATCTCAGGAAGGCGTACATGGTGCTGCCAAATCAGTTCACTACTCTGCAGATACTGAAAGCCATGACAGTCTGAAGGGAATGAAGGTTCAATCTCTTGGAGATTAG